From Streptomyces qinzhouensis, one genomic window encodes:
- a CDS encoding 5'-3' exonuclease, with amino-acid sequence MTVPLLLVDGHNLLHRAWFGFAARIWNRDKTVDRTGVFGFAALLRKAQAQHATGFEVFTVFDAENGSQTRLEQDPAYKGQRPAPDPGLMDSLPLVKAALDHAGVRWIEQDGCEADDVIATLTTRARAAGRPVDIMSADKDYIQLLCGGEAAVRLLNTGLGLDRRYTIAEHIYPRYGVHPAQWADYRALTGDPADNIAGLRGVGPKTAARLLADGRHLGAIPVAELRPAWTTGWPAVLRWREMIRLDTKTDLPDELLAGLPTPPLPKAPDVLEAMNLW; translated from the coding sequence ATGACCGTCCCCCTTCTCTTGGTCGACGGACACAACCTCCTCCACCGCGCCTGGTTCGGCTTCGCCGCACGCATCTGGAACCGGGACAAGACGGTCGACCGGACCGGGGTGTTCGGATTCGCCGCCCTCCTGCGCAAAGCCCAGGCCCAGCACGCCACCGGGTTCGAGGTCTTCACCGTCTTCGACGCCGAGAACGGCTCCCAGACCCGTCTGGAACAGGACCCCGCCTACAAAGGGCAGCGCCCCGCCCCCGATCCGGGGCTGATGGACTCCCTCCCGCTGGTCAAGGCGGCCCTCGACCACGCCGGGGTCCGGTGGATCGAGCAGGATGGCTGCGAGGCCGACGACGTGATCGCCACCCTCACCACCCGCGCCCGCGCCGCCGGGCGGCCGGTCGACATCATGAGCGCGGACAAGGACTACATCCAGCTCCTGTGCGGAGGCGAGGCGGCCGTCCGCCTCCTCAACACCGGTCTCGGCTTGGACCGCCGGTACACCATCGCCGAGCACATCTACCCTCGCTATGGTGTCCACCCCGCGCAGTGGGCCGACTACCGGGCGCTGACCGGCGACCCGGCCGACAACATCGCCGGGCTGCGGGGGGTGGGTCCGAAGACCGCCGCCCGCCTCCTCGCCGACGGGCGGCACCTGGGGGCCATCCCTGTGGCCGAGCTCCGCCCCGCCTGGACCACCGGGTGGCCGGCCGTGCTGCGCTGGCGCGAGATGATCCGGCTCGACACCAAGACGGACCTCCCCGACGAACTCCTGGCCGGCCTGCCCACCCCGCCCCTGCCGAAAGCGCCCGATGTCCTCGAAGCTATGAACCTGTGGTGA